A genomic stretch from Mesoplodon densirostris isolate mMesDen1 chromosome 3, mMesDen1 primary haplotype, whole genome shotgun sequence includes:
- the C2CD4C gene encoding C2 calcium-dependent domain-containing protein 4C yields MKKTNMWFLERLRGSGENGATGGEGGDRAAKGPLYSNVLTPDKIPDFFIPPKLPAGPTELEAQAELGPSTSEQNLASAAPRRAPRSPRSPRLPAKLAAESKSLLKAATRHVIQIESAEDWTAEEAATNADPQAQGAMSLPSVPKAQTSYGFATLAESPHTRRKESLFHSEHGALAQVGSPGTRRRRGGVKANGGDGAPREAGGALMSPGRCVSGGESDTGSSAESSPFGSPLLSRSVSLLKGFAQDSQAKVSQLRHSVGCHGSLSADDSTPDTSPGARRRLARRATPEPGPEAGAAPRAEHAVRIGPRGSVRLLAEYEAAQARLRVRLLAAEGLYDRLCDARSINCCVGLCLVPGKLQKQRSTIVKNSRHPVFNEDFFFDGLGPASVRKLALRIKVVNKGSSLKRDTVLGEKELPLTSLLPFL; encoded by the coding sequence ATGAAGAAAACCAACATGTGGTTCTTGGAGCGGCTTCGTGGGTCAGGGGAGAATGGAGCTACGGGGGGCGAGGGTGGGGACAGGGCCGCCAAGGGGCCCCTGTACAGCAACGTGCTCACGCCCGACAAGATCCCGGACTTCTTCATCCCCCCGAAGCTGCCCGCCGGCCCCACGGAGCTGGAGGCTCAGGCTGAGCTGGGGCCCTCGACCTCGGAGCAGAACCTGGCCTCTGCCGCGCCCCGCCGCGCCCCCCGGAGCCCCCGGAGCCCCCGGCTGCCTGCCAAGCTGGCCGCCGAGAGCAAGAGCCTGCTGAAGGCGGCCACCAGGCATGTGATCCAGATCGAGAGCGCGGAGGACTGGACCGCCGAGGAGGCCGCCACCAACGCCGACCCCCAGGCCCAGGGGGCTATGTCGCTGCCCTCGGTGCCCAAGGCCCAGACGTCCTATGGCTTCGCCACGCTGGCCGAGAGCCCCCACACACGGCGCAAGGAGTCTCTGTTCCATAGCGAGCACGGGGCTCTGGCCCAGGTGGGCTCCCCGGGCACCCGGCGCCGTCGGGGGGGCGTCAAGGCCAACGGGGGCGATGGGGCGCCCAGGGAGGCCGGCGGTGCCCTCATGAGCCCGGGCCGCTGCGTCAGTGGCGGGGAGAGCGACACGGGGTCCTCGGCCGAGTCCTCGCCGTTCGGGTCCCCCCTGCTCTCGCGCTCCGTGTCGCTGCTCAAAGGCTTCGCCCAGGACAGCCAGGCCAAGGTGAGCCAGCTGAGGCACTCGGTGGGCTGCCACGGCTCCCTGTCGGCCGACGACAGCACGCCGGACACCAGCCCTGGGGCCCGGCGCCGCCTGGCCCGCAGGGCCACCCCGGAGCCTGGCCCCGAGGCCGGCGCCGCGCCCCGCGCGGAGCACGCTGTGCGCATAGGCCCGCGGGGCAGCGTGCGGCTGCTGGCGGAGTATGAGGCGGCCCAGGCCCGCCTGCGCGTGCGCCTGCTGGCGGCCGAGGGCCTCTACGACCGGCTGTGCGACGCCCGCAGCATCAACTGCTGTGTAGGCCTGTGCTTAGTGCCCGGCAAGCTGCAGAAGCAGCGCAGCACCATCGTCAAGAACAGCCGCCACCCCGTCTTCAATGAGGACTTCTTCTTCGACGGCCTGGGGCCGGCCAGCGTGCGGAAGCTGGCGCTCAGGATCAAGGTGGTGAACAAGGGCAGCAGCCTCAAGCGGGACACCGTGCTCGGGGAGAAGGAGCTGCCCCTGACCTCTCTGCTTCCCTTCTTGTAA